A window of the Lactuca sativa cultivar Salinas chromosome 7, Lsat_Salinas_v11, whole genome shotgun sequence genome harbors these coding sequences:
- the LOC111876065 gene encoding uncharacterized protein LOC111876065 isoform X3 encodes MAIFAGKCIYGAAFELQSRVFVKPCRAMMIIVRCCSNSDESSMNSPVRYTPKKSLKYNKVNDYTPAAKESKNFEVRRFTNPDSLYVEFSNAGERSSIGFSVHEKSLDNDFKEGHVISKEKKTYNSNVRLEVGEPDYKWRSADSKVMEEADEFDAMEGLDEDLDEHDSLNGEYEIKNLTIKTKEEAEKTAIRLLGARAYTALELKKKLIGKKFSDEVVNAVISDFQNRGFINDLLYAESFSRSRWSSSSWGPRRIKQLEIQSVSGIGQKGS; translated from the exons ATGGCGATATTCGCGGGAAAATGCATTTATGGCGCTGCATTTGAGCTTCAGTCCAGAGTTTTCGTGAAGCCATG TAGGGCGATGATGATTATAGTCCGATGCTGTTCGAATTCGGATGAAAGCTCCATGAATTCCCCAGTTAGGTACACTCCTAAGAAatctttaaaatataataaagttAATGATTATACTCCGGCTGCAAAGGAATCCAAGAATTTCGAAGTGCGTCGATTCACAAACCCCGATTCATTGTATGTTGAGTTTTCAAATGCTGGAGAAAGATCCAGTATAGGATTTTCTGTGCACGAGAAATCACTGGATAACGATTTTAAGGAAG GCCATGTTatatcaaaagaaaagaaaacttaTAATTCAAATGTGAGATTAGAGGTCGGTGAACCTGATTACAAATGGAGATCTGCGGATTCAAAGGTTATGGAAGAAGCTGATGAATTTGATGCCATGGAAGGTCTTGATGAGGATTTAGATGAACATGATTCTCTTAATGGAGAATACGAAATCAAAAATCTCACAATTAAAACTAAAGAAGAAGCTGAGAAGACAGCAATTAGATTGCTTGGTGCAAG AGCATATACAGCACTTGAACTGAAGAAGAAACTGATAGGAAAGAAATTCTCCGATGAAGTTGTGAATGCTGTGATTTCTGACTTCCAAAACAG AGGATTTATCAACGATTTGTTGTATGCTGAATCATTTTCTCGATCAAGATGGTCTTCATCAAGTTGGGGTCCACGTAGGATCAAGCAG ctgGAAATTCAATCTGTTTCAGGCATTGGCCAAAAAGGGAGTTAA
- the LOC111876065 gene encoding uncharacterized protein LOC111876065 isoform X2 — protein sequence MAIFAGKCIYGAAFELQSRVFVKPWAMMIIVRCCSNSDESSMNSPVRYTPKKSLKYNKVNDYTPAAKESKNFEVRRFTNPDSLYVEFSNAGERSSIGFSVHEKSLDNDFKEGHVISKEKKTYNSNVRLEVGEPDYKWRSADSKVMEEADEFDAMEGLDEDLDEHDSLNGEYEIKNLTIKTKEEAEKTAIRLLGARAYTALELKKKLIGKKFSDEVVNAVISDFQNRGFINDLLYAESFSRSRWSSSSWGPRRIKQALAKKGVNDLDAQKAIKVVLEDGESVPKFGLSKPSMDHLFAQVSKQWLRAKDLPTEKQKSRIINWLQYRGFNWGVINFILKKLQSEHPVKTDDG from the exons ATGGCGATATTCGCGGGAAAATGCATTTATGGCGCTGCATTTGAGCTTCAGTCCAGAGTTTTCGTGAAGCCATG GGCGATGATGATTATAGTCCGATGCTGTTCGAATTCGGATGAAAGCTCCATGAATTCCCCAGTTAGGTACACTCCTAAGAAatctttaaaatataataaagttAATGATTATACTCCGGCTGCAAAGGAATCCAAGAATTTCGAAGTGCGTCGATTCACAAACCCCGATTCATTGTATGTTGAGTTTTCAAATGCTGGAGAAAGATCCAGTATAGGATTTTCTGTGCACGAGAAATCACTGGATAACGATTTTAAGGAAG GCCATGTTatatcaaaagaaaagaaaacttaTAATTCAAATGTGAGATTAGAGGTCGGTGAACCTGATTACAAATGGAGATCTGCGGATTCAAAGGTTATGGAAGAAGCTGATGAATTTGATGCCATGGAAGGTCTTGATGAGGATTTAGATGAACATGATTCTCTTAATGGAGAATACGAAATCAAAAATCTCACAATTAAAACTAAAGAAGAAGCTGAGAAGACAGCAATTAGATTGCTTGGTGCAAG AGCATATACAGCACTTGAACTGAAGAAGAAACTGATAGGAAAGAAATTCTCCGATGAAGTTGTGAATGCTGTGATTTCTGACTTCCAAAACAG AGGATTTATCAACGATTTGTTGTATGCTGAATCATTTTCTCGATCAAGATGGTCTTCATCAAGTTGGGGTCCACGTAGGATCAAGCAG GCATTGGCCAAAAAGGGAGTTAATGATCTGGATGCACAGAAAGCAATAAAAGTGGTGTTAGAAGATGGGGAGTCTGTTCCAAAATTTGGGTTATCAAAGCCATCAATGGATCATCTGTTTGCCCAAGTTTCAAAGCAATGGCTTCGTGCTAAAGACCTACCAACTGAAAAACAAAAATCAAGAATCATCAATTGGCTTCAATACCGTGGTTTTAATTGGGGCGTTATTAACTTTATCTTAAAAAAGTTACAATCCGAGCATCCAGTGAAAACTGATGATGGGTAG
- the LOC111876073 gene encoding uncharacterized protein LOC111876073, whose translation MSNNIASSIDQSLQKLVEEVITNDPSWNFVSSVYKTKIAGMSRNVTTTWSKNLITVSLQITIESLSKDEDPYVCRIDVNTWQFWGKKGLKSFKVDEERVDVYWNLRDANFSTSPEPCSDYHVALVYDEDMVLLLGDQEEEACRRSKSTTCLEKPLLVLKEENIFGKNLFTSKTVLGKEGNEHHIVIETAISCENNEEPEMWIGVDVASIRIDNLHWRFRGYEDFLVDGMPVQVLWDVHDWLYMRSNSGSGGIFIFRQNTNGLQPTSLSCSNEKTKEDDDCAAEFCHFLHVWKID comes from the coding sequence ATGTCCAATAATATTGCAAGTTCTATAGATCAATCCCTCCAAAAACTTGTAGAGGAGGTCATAACCAACGACCCTTCATGGAACTTTGTTAGTTCCGTATACAAAACCAAGATTGCTGGCATGTCACGTAATGTCACGACAACATGGTCAAAGAATCTCATCACCGTTTCCCTCCAAATCACCATAGAAAGCCTCTCAAAAGATGAAGATCCTTACGTATGTAGGATTGATGTGAATACATGGCAATTTTGGGGCAAAAAAGGTTTGAAATCCTTCAAAGTTGATGAAGAACGTGTAGACGTTTATTGGAACCTAAGAGATGCCAACTTCTCGACTAGCCCCGAGCCTTGCTCGGATTATCACGTGGCATTAGTATATGATGAAGACATGGTTTTGTTACTtggagatcaagaagaagaagcttgTAGGAGAAGCAAGTCAACGACATGTTTGGAAAAACCATTATTAGTTCTCAAAGAAGAGAACATTTTTGGTAAGAATCTTTTTACTTCAAAAACGGTGTTGGGAAAAGAAGGAAATGAGCACCACATAGTCATTGAAACGGCTATATCATGTGAGAATAATGAAGAACCTGAAATGTGGATTGGTGTAGATGTTGCTTCGATCCGAATTGACAATTTGCATTGGAGATTTCGTGGGTACGAGGACTTTTTGGTGGATGGTATGCCGGTACAAGTGTTATGGGATGTGCATGATTGGTTGTACATGAGGTCAAATTCAGGGTCGGGTGGTATATTTATTTTTAGACAAAACACGAATGGGCTTCAACCCACTAGTCTTTCATGTAGTAATGAAAAAACAAAGGAAGATGATGATTGTGCTGCTGAATTTTGTCATTTTCTGCATGTTTggaaaattgattga
- the LOC111876065 gene encoding uncharacterized protein LOC111876065 isoform X1, with amino-acid sequence MAIFAGKCIYGAAFELQSRVFVKPCRAMMIIVRCCSNSDESSMNSPVRYTPKKSLKYNKVNDYTPAAKESKNFEVRRFTNPDSLYVEFSNAGERSSIGFSVHEKSLDNDFKEGHVISKEKKTYNSNVRLEVGEPDYKWRSADSKVMEEADEFDAMEGLDEDLDEHDSLNGEYEIKNLTIKTKEEAEKTAIRLLGARAYTALELKKKLIGKKFSDEVVNAVISDFQNRGFINDLLYAESFSRSRWSSSSWGPRRIKQALAKKGVNDLDAQKAIKVVLEDGESVPKFGLSKPSMDHLFAQVSKQWLRAKDLPTEKQKSRIINWLQYRGFNWGVINFILKKLQSEHPVKTDDG; translated from the exons ATGGCGATATTCGCGGGAAAATGCATTTATGGCGCTGCATTTGAGCTTCAGTCCAGAGTTTTCGTGAAGCCATG TAGGGCGATGATGATTATAGTCCGATGCTGTTCGAATTCGGATGAAAGCTCCATGAATTCCCCAGTTAGGTACACTCCTAAGAAatctttaaaatataataaagttAATGATTATACTCCGGCTGCAAAGGAATCCAAGAATTTCGAAGTGCGTCGATTCACAAACCCCGATTCATTGTATGTTGAGTTTTCAAATGCTGGAGAAAGATCCAGTATAGGATTTTCTGTGCACGAGAAATCACTGGATAACGATTTTAAGGAAG GCCATGTTatatcaaaagaaaagaaaacttaTAATTCAAATGTGAGATTAGAGGTCGGTGAACCTGATTACAAATGGAGATCTGCGGATTCAAAGGTTATGGAAGAAGCTGATGAATTTGATGCCATGGAAGGTCTTGATGAGGATTTAGATGAACATGATTCTCTTAATGGAGAATACGAAATCAAAAATCTCACAATTAAAACTAAAGAAGAAGCTGAGAAGACAGCAATTAGATTGCTTGGTGCAAG AGCATATACAGCACTTGAACTGAAGAAGAAACTGATAGGAAAGAAATTCTCCGATGAAGTTGTGAATGCTGTGATTTCTGACTTCCAAAACAG AGGATTTATCAACGATTTGTTGTATGCTGAATCATTTTCTCGATCAAGATGGTCTTCATCAAGTTGGGGTCCACGTAGGATCAAGCAG GCATTGGCCAAAAAGGGAGTTAATGATCTGGATGCACAGAAAGCAATAAAAGTGGTGTTAGAAGATGGGGAGTCTGTTCCAAAATTTGGGTTATCAAAGCCATCAATGGATCATCTGTTTGCCCAAGTTTCAAAGCAATGGCTTCGTGCTAAAGACCTACCAACTGAAAAACAAAAATCAAGAATCATCAATTGGCTTCAATACCGTGGTTTTAATTGGGGCGTTATTAACTTTATCTTAAAAAAGTTACAATCCGAGCATCCAGTGAAAACTGATGATGGGTAG